In one Streptomyces sp. NBC_01288 genomic region, the following are encoded:
- a CDS encoding malate dehydrogenase has translation MTRTPVNVTVTGAAGQIGYALLFRIASGQLLGADVPVKLRLLEITPALKAAEGTAMELDDSAFPLLQGIDITDDPNVAFAGANVALLVGARPRTKGMERGDLLSANGGIFKPQGKAINDNAADDIKVLVVGNPANTNALIAQAAAPDVPADRFTAMTRLDHNRALTQLAKKTGTTVADIKRLTIWGNHSATQYPDIFHATVAGKNAAETVNDEKWLAEDFIPTVAKRGAAIIEARGASSAASAANAAIDHVHTWVNGTADGDWTSMGIPSDGSYGVPEGLISSFPVTTKDGVYEIVQGLDINEFSRARIDASVKELGEERDAVRSLGLI, from the coding sequence ATGACCCGCACTCCCGTGAACGTCACCGTCACCGGCGCGGCCGGCCAGATCGGTTACGCCCTGCTCTTCCGCATCGCCTCCGGCCAGCTGCTCGGCGCGGACGTGCCGGTCAAGCTGCGTCTCCTGGAGATCACCCCGGCGCTCAAGGCCGCCGAGGGCACGGCGATGGAGCTCGACGACTCCGCCTTCCCGCTCCTCCAGGGCATCGACATCACGGACGACCCGAACGTCGCCTTCGCCGGCGCGAACGTCGCCCTCCTCGTCGGCGCCCGTCCCCGCACCAAGGGCATGGAGCGCGGCGACCTGCTCTCCGCGAACGGCGGCATCTTCAAGCCGCAGGGCAAGGCCATCAACGACAACGCGGCGGACGACATCAAGGTCCTCGTCGTCGGCAACCCGGCCAACACGAACGCGCTCATCGCGCAGGCCGCCGCCCCGGACGTACCGGCCGACCGCTTCACCGCGATGACCCGCCTCGACCACAACCGCGCGCTGACCCAGCTCGCGAAGAAGACGGGCACCACGGTCGCCGACATCAAGCGCCTGACCATCTGGGGCAACCACTCCGCCACCCAGTACCCCGACATCTTCCACGCCACGGTCGCCGGCAAGAACGCCGCCGAGACCGTGAACGACGAGAAGTGGCTGGCCGAGGACTTCATCCCGACCGTCGCCAAGCGCGGCGCCGCGATCATCGAGGCCCGCGGCGCGTCCTCGGCGGCCTCCGCCGCGAACGCCGCGATCGACCACGTCCACACCTGGGTCAACGGCACGGCGGACGGCGACTGGACCTCCATGGGCATCCCGTCGGACGGTTCCTACGGCGTCCCCGAGGGCCTCATCTCCTCCTTCCCGGTCACTACGAAGGACGGCGTCTACGAGATCGTCCAGGGCCTGGACATCAACGAGTTCTCCCGCGCCCGCATCGACGCGTCGGTGAAGGAGCTGGGGGAGGAGCGCGACGCGGTCCGCTCCCTCGGCCTCATCTAG
- a CDS encoding MFS transporter produces the protein MPSHVLKRSTLLTLCACVLVAQSMVAAINLLIPQLSSSSLHPSHSELLWMVDAYVIVFAGLLIPAGALGDRHGRKGALLAGLALFAAGAATSALAQNPATLIAGRGLSGAGAALITPATMSILVHLSAPENRARAMGSWTLALGLGGLAGNLGGGLVGQFLSWRALFGAMVPLAALLALAVALTTPRTERSAHSNLDPTGTALLTTGLVAVLFGIIEGPTYGWTSPRIITAFAAGAALIATFTVHALRSRTPLLDPRVFASPTLRAATLGTATGFFGLFSLFYVNSQYLQGIKGYGAAVTGVAIVPLTIGMALVPKLAVRWSHRPRPVIGTGLALIGLGLLGASTADAGTPYWTYACWLLVISAGTGLSMPALTVGVVTSLPPHRTGLGSGLGTSARELGAALGVAVTGTILAAHPDLAHGMAPALRTVALIVLAATALVIIGHRDRKTTTRTIVSDEERVLSRPARHS, from the coding sequence GTGCCCTCACACGTCCTGAAACGGTCCACCTTGTTGACCCTCTGCGCCTGCGTCCTCGTCGCGCAGAGCATGGTCGCCGCCATCAACCTCCTCATCCCGCAGCTGAGTTCGTCCTCCCTGCACCCCTCGCACAGCGAACTGCTGTGGATGGTCGACGCCTACGTCATCGTCTTCGCCGGACTCCTCATCCCGGCCGGCGCACTCGGTGACCGGCACGGCCGCAAGGGCGCGCTGCTCGCCGGTCTCGCCCTGTTCGCGGCGGGCGCCGCCACCAGCGCGCTCGCCCAGAACCCGGCGACGCTGATCGCGGGCCGCGGCCTGTCCGGCGCGGGCGCGGCGCTCATCACGCCCGCGACGATGTCGATCCTGGTGCACCTGTCCGCCCCGGAGAACAGGGCCCGCGCCATGGGCAGTTGGACCCTCGCGCTCGGCCTCGGCGGACTCGCCGGCAACCTCGGCGGCGGCCTGGTCGGTCAATTCCTGTCCTGGCGTGCCCTGTTCGGGGCGATGGTCCCGCTGGCCGCCCTGCTCGCCCTCGCGGTCGCCCTCACCACACCCCGCACGGAACGGTCCGCGCACAGCAACCTCGACCCCACCGGCACCGCCCTCCTGACCACCGGCCTGGTCGCCGTCCTCTTCGGCATCATCGAGGGCCCGACCTACGGCTGGACCTCCCCGCGCATCATCACGGCCTTCGCGGCGGGCGCCGCACTGATCGCCACGTTCACCGTCCACGCCCTGCGCTCCCGCACCCCACTCCTCGACCCGCGCGTCTTCGCCTCCCCCACCCTCCGCGCGGCCACCCTCGGCACGGCCACCGGCTTCTTCGGCCTGTTCTCCCTCTTCTACGTCAACTCCCAGTACCTGCAAGGAATCAAGGGCTACGGCGCCGCCGTCACCGGCGTCGCGATCGTGCCGCTGACGATCGGCATGGCCCTCGTCCCGAAGCTCGCCGTCCGCTGGTCGCACCGCCCCCGCCCGGTCATCGGCACCGGTCTCGCCCTCATCGGCCTGGGCCTGCTGGGCGCGTCCACCGCCGACGCGGGCACCCCGTACTGGACGTACGCCTGCTGGCTGCTCGTGATCTCTGCGGGCACCGGGCTCTCCATGCCCGCGCTCACGGTCGGCGTCGTCACCTCGCTCCCGCCTCACCGGACGGGCCTCGGCTCCGGTCTCGGCACCTCGGCCCGCGAACTCGGCGCGGCCCTGGGCGTGGCGGTCACCGGCACGATCCTCGCCGCCCACCCCGACCTCGCCCACGGCATGGCCCCGGCCCTGCGCACGGTCGCCCTGATCGTCCTCGCGGCCACCGCACTCGTGATCATCGGCCATCGCGACCGCAAGACCACCACACGCACTATCGTGTCTGACGAGGAACGCGTACTATCGCGTCCAGCCCGCCACTCCTGA
- a CDS encoding DUF3017 domain-containing protein: protein MATVAPGDDDIEVTDPVSAPDADGRPRRATRRFPLFTRDTARPEGGGRAAPRDAPAPARQWPILAILGTVGLGLLLTAFDVFRYGILLIGAALLAGAVLRWVMPDVGMLAVRSRFTDIVTYGVLGLAIVLLALMAQPKPWLTLPYLKDTLHYTVNSN from the coding sequence GTGGCCACCGTAGCTCCCGGGGACGACGACATCGAGGTCACGGACCCGGTCAGCGCGCCCGACGCCGACGGCAGGCCGCGCCGCGCCACCCGCCGCTTCCCCCTCTTCACCCGGGACACCGCCCGCCCCGAGGGCGGCGGCCGGGCCGCCCCGCGCGACGCCCCGGCCCCGGCCCGCCAGTGGCCGATCCTCGCCATCCTCGGCACGGTCGGCCTCGGCCTCCTCCTGACCGCCTTCGACGTCTTCCGCTACGGCATCCTGCTGATCGGCGCAGCGCTACTGGCCGGCGCCGTCCTGCGCTGGGTCATGCCGGACGTCGGCATGCTCGCCGTACGCTCCCGCTTCACCGACATCGTCACCTACGGCGTGCTCGGCCTCGCGATCGTCCTGCTGGCGCTGATGGCGCAGCCGAAGCCGTGGCTGACGCTCCCGTATCTGAAGGACACCCTGCACTACACCGTCAACAGCAACTAG
- a CDS encoding RDD family protein — protein sequence MSYDPNNPYGQPQQNPQQGYGQPQQPQGQPGYGYPQGAPQGVPPQQGYGYPQQPAYPGYQQAGYGATPPYANWGQRFLGTLVDILVFIVPYILVIVSQGKGVLLAIGGLALVALAIWQLIREGRTGQTVGKQALGIRLVRESDGQPLGVGMAFVRRLAHFLDSLACYLGWLWPAWDAKRQTFADKVCGSIVIRTQ from the coding sequence ATGAGTTACGACCCGAACAACCCCTACGGACAGCCGCAGCAGAACCCCCAGCAGGGCTACGGCCAGCCGCAGCAGCCCCAGGGCCAGCCGGGCTACGGCTACCCGCAGGGCGCGCCCCAGGGTGTCCCGCCGCAGCAGGGCTACGGCTACCCGCAGCAGCCGGCGTACCCCGGTTACCAGCAGGCCGGTTACGGCGCGACCCCGCCGTACGCGAACTGGGGCCAGCGCTTCCTCGGCACCCTGGTCGACATCCTCGTCTTCATCGTGCCGTACATCCTGGTCATCGTCAGCCAGGGCAAGGGGGTGCTGCTGGCCATCGGTGGCCTCGCTCTTGTCGCCCTCGCCATCTGGCAGCTGATCCGCGAGGGCCGCACCGGCCAGACCGTCGGCAAGCAGGCGCTGGGCATCCGCCTGGTCCGCGAGAGCGACGGCCAGCCGCTCGGTGTCGGCATGGCGTTCGTCCGCCGCCTCGCCCACTTCCTCGACAGCCTCGCGTGCTACCTCGGCTGGCTGTGGCCGGCGTGGGACGCGAAGCGTCAGACGTTCGCGGACAAGGTCTGCGGTTCGATCGTGATCCGCACGCAGTAG
- a CDS encoding bifunctional methylenetetrahydrofolate dehydrogenase/methenyltetrahydrofolate cyclohydrolase — MTAQILDGKATAAAIKSDLTARVAALKEKGVTPGLGTILVGDDPGSQKYVAGKHRDCAQVGIASIQRQLPATASQEEIEAVVKELNEDPTCTGYIVQLPLPKGIDENRILELMDPDKDADGLHPMNLGRLVLNEPAPLPCTPNGVLTLLRRYGVEIKGAEVVVVGRGVTIGRPMPLLLTRRSENATVTQCHTGTRDLSSHLKRADIIVAAAGSAHLIRPEDVKPGAAVLDVGVSRNADGKIVGDVHPGVAEVAGFISPNPGGVGPMTRAQLLVNVVEAAERSVA, encoded by the coding sequence ATGACCGCCCAGATTCTCGATGGCAAGGCCACCGCAGCCGCGATCAAGTCCGATCTGACCGCCCGCGTGGCGGCGCTGAAGGAGAAGGGCGTCACGCCCGGCCTCGGCACGATCCTGGTCGGGGACGACCCCGGCAGCCAGAAGTACGTCGCCGGCAAGCACCGGGACTGCGCCCAGGTGGGCATCGCGTCCATCCAGCGCCAGCTGCCCGCCACCGCCTCGCAGGAGGAGATCGAGGCGGTGGTGAAGGAGCTGAACGAGGACCCCACCTGCACCGGGTACATCGTCCAACTCCCGCTCCCCAAGGGCATCGACGAGAACCGCATCCTCGAACTCATGGACCCGGACAAGGACGCCGACGGCCTCCACCCGATGAACCTCGGCCGCCTCGTCCTCAACGAGCCCGCCCCGCTGCCCTGCACCCCGAACGGCGTCCTCACCCTCCTGCGCCGCTACGGCGTGGAGATCAAGGGCGCCGAGGTCGTGGTCGTCGGACGTGGTGTCACCATCGGCCGCCCGATGCCGCTCCTCCTGACCCGGCGCAGCGAGAACGCCACCGTGACCCAGTGCCACACGGGCACCCGCGACCTCTCCTCGCACCTCAAGCGCGCCGACATCATCGTCGCCGCCGCCGGTTCCGCCCACCTGATCCGCCCCGAGGACGTGAAGCCGGGCGCCGCCGTCCTCGACGTGGGCGTCTCCCGCAACGCCGACGGCAAGATCGTGGGGGACGTCCACCCGGGCGTCGCCGAGGTCGCCGGCTTCATCTCCCCGAACCCCGGCGGAGTCGGCCCGATGACCCGCGCCCAGCTGCTCGTCAACGTGGTCGAGGCGGCCGAGCGCAGTGTCGCCTGA
- a CDS encoding ATP-binding protein gives MTPLVLELLAVPMVVPEARRAVRAHLGVPCPEVQLCVSELLTNVIRHIGEGTPVTLRVTHTDGRTRVAVTDPEPYAWLVVRAAGPGDENGRGLVLLDALATRWGVEQGPEGKTVWCELPPPEADFSSGARPAPLNSSRQ, from the coding sequence GTGACTCCGCTCGTCCTGGAACTCCTCGCCGTACCCATGGTGGTGCCGGAGGCCCGCCGTGCCGTACGCGCGCATCTCGGCGTCCCGTGTCCCGAAGTCCAGCTCTGTGTCAGCGAGTTGCTGACCAACGTGATCCGGCACATCGGCGAGGGCACCCCGGTGACCCTGAGAGTGACCCACACCGACGGCCGTACCCGAGTCGCCGTCACGGACCCGGAACCGTACGCCTGGCTCGTCGTACGCGCGGCCGGGCCCGGCGACGAGAACGGCCGCGGGCTCGTGCTGCTCGACGCGCTCGCTACGCGGTGGGGCGTGGAACAGGGGCCCGAGGGCAAGACGGTGTGGTGCGAACTCCCCCCGCCCGAGGCCGACTTCAGCTCCGGAGCCCGCCCCGCCCCACTGAACAGTTCGCGCCAATAA
- a CDS encoding siderophore-interacting protein has product MPSALLNPVLDLVTLRATVTAAEPITARMRRLRIESDALAGLDVHPGQQVRVLVTGLTLRTYSVWHYDPSGAVELCVLDHSEDGPGTRWGKSVGTGEQVRLRKPEGTFTLRPDASHHVFVGEETASVAFGAMLAALPEGARISGAVETESDGDRLPLAHSERLNWLTRGGTSLPDAVQQLAPEPGGIAYVAGEARTVQQVRQVLVRELGWDRRSVLTKPFWAPGKKGME; this is encoded by the coding sequence GTGCCGTCCGCCCTCCTGAACCCCGTCCTCGACCTGGTCACCCTCCGAGCCACCGTCACCGCGGCCGAACCGATCACCGCCCGCATGCGCCGCCTGCGCATCGAGAGCGACGCCCTCGCCGGACTCGACGTCCACCCCGGCCAGCAGGTCCGCGTCCTGGTCACCGGCCTGACCCTGCGCACGTACTCCGTGTGGCACTACGACCCGTCCGGCGCCGTCGAGTTGTGCGTGCTGGACCACTCCGAGGACGGACCCGGGACCCGCTGGGGGAAGAGCGTCGGCACCGGCGAGCAGGTGCGCCTGCGGAAGCCCGAGGGCACCTTCACGCTCCGCCCCGACGCCTCCCACCACGTCTTCGTCGGCGAGGAGACGGCCTCGGTCGCCTTCGGCGCGATGCTGGCCGCGCTGCCCGAGGGGGCGCGGATCTCCGGCGCCGTGGAGACGGAGTCGGACGGGGACCGGCTGCCGCTGGCCCACTCCGAGCGCCTCAACTGGCTCACCAGGGGCGGGACTTCCCTCCCGGACGCGGTACAACAGCTCGCTCCCGAGCCGGGCGGCATCGCGTACGTCGCCGGGGAGGCCCGTACCGTGCAGCAGGTCCGGCAGGTGCTCGTACGGGAGTTGGGCTGGGACCGGCGTTCCGTCCTCACGAAGCCGTTCTGGGCGCCGGGGAAGAAGGGGATGGAGTAG
- a CDS encoding helix-turn-helix domain-containing protein — protein sequence MPDELDPQVREFASQLRRLVDRSGLSIAAVADRTGYSKTSWDRYLNGRLLAPKGAIIALAEVTGTNPVHLTTMWELAERSWSRSEMRHDMTMEAIRVSQARAALGEFGAPPAPAAPAKGGKPARKGGGGATASPGIAGPAGVSPTVPPQPAAPDSDVGEGASKDVREGPSKVANSWGIAGYSRPRPSGAEAAAETAAVKPEVPETPVPYGEPSQPSRPAPPNGVGGAKRRALMFGAGVLGVLVVIGAVFLFTNNGGGGGKKAGAAHTSASAPASTNADLPAGVKCVGAGCTGKDAEAMGCTTDAGAVTTAKTATVGTTVVEVRYSKTCGAAWGRITTGVAGDSVQVSAGTAKEIDSITASGDAIAYTPMVAVKDAGEAKACVTLASGQKGCTM from the coding sequence TTGCCGGATGAACTCGATCCGCAGGTCAGAGAGTTCGCGAGCCAGTTGCGCAGACTGGTGGACCGCAGCGGCCTGAGCATCGCGGCGGTGGCCGACCGCACGGGCTACAGCAAGACGTCCTGGGACCGCTACCTCAACGGCCGGCTCCTCGCACCGAAGGGCGCGATCATCGCCCTGGCCGAGGTCACCGGCACCAATCCCGTACATCTGACCACGATGTGGGAGCTCGCCGAGCGTTCTTGGAGTCGCTCGGAGATGCGGCACGACATGACCATGGAGGCGATCCGGGTCTCCCAGGCGCGCGCCGCGCTGGGGGAGTTCGGGGCGCCCCCGGCACCAGCGGCACCCGCGAAGGGCGGCAAGCCGGCCCGTAAGGGTGGCGGCGGTGCCACCGCGAGCCCGGGGATCGCGGGCCCGGCGGGAGTGTCCCCGACGGTGCCGCCGCAGCCGGCGGCGCCCGACAGTGACGTAGGGGAAGGTGCTTCGAAGGACGTGCGGGAAGGTCCCTCCAAGGTCGCCAACTCGTGGGGGATAGCCGGGTATTCGAGGCCGAGGCCGTCCGGTGCGGAGGCGGCTGCCGAGACGGCCGCCGTGAAGCCCGAGGTGCCCGAGACGCCGGTCCCGTACGGCGAACCCTCGCAGCCGTCCCGTCCCGCGCCGCCCAATGGGGTGGGTGGTGCCAAGCGGCGGGCACTGATGTTCGGCGCCGGGGTCCTCGGGGTGCTGGTCGTGATCGGGGCGGTGTTCCTCTTCACCAACAACGGCGGCGGCGGGGGCAAGAAGGCCGGTGCCGCGCACACCTCGGCCTCGGCGCCCGCCAGTACGAACGCCGATCTGCCGGCCGGAGTGAAGTGCGTGGGCGCGGGCTGCACCGGCAAGGACGCCGAGGCGATGGGCTGCACCACGGACGCGGGCGCGGTGACCACCGCCAAGACCGCGACCGTCGGGACGACCGTCGTCGAGGTCCGCTACAGCAAGACGTGCGGCGCCGCCTGGGGCCGGATCACCACAGGTGTCGCGGGGGACTCCGTGCAGGTCAGCGCGGGGACCGCCAAGGAGATCGACAGCATCACGGCGTCCGGCGACGCCATCGCCTACACCCCGATGGTGGCCGTGAAGGACGCCGGAGAGGCGAAGGCCTGCGTGACGCTGGCGTCGGGGCAGAAGGGGTGCACCATGTAG
- a CDS encoding protein kinase domain-containing protein, whose protein sequence is MTEPYAVEVPRGYRVGVWEVRAPIATGAFGSVYEARRTADAPGEGRDQNLPPDQGQELPRTAALKFLPTGTGTPRQLAHLRELVEREVELHRRLKRPRLIRMYDTLTVDDPSRPALDGATVLVLEKAERSLASLLSGTPRPAAGPVLLAQICEGLAQLHRAGWVHGDLKPANVLLMKDGSARLADFNMAAELEGTHAYTPAFSTPDYTPPEVLWSEVDERGRRIRPSADVWAFGVLSHLVLADSFPLPGTTPAARRDAAASYATGTDELRLSPELPDAWREIVRDCLTRTHADRIATAALLRRVESAAGTGTSPRLSRGPVPQRRRTAVTVGSVIATVAVAAAGYGISTWAGSGTTTTPDATGSPAAYGAAELRTDKGVPVRYRELIVDSAHQCALPEVTPALVAAMLKTESNFDPDLSDPSVPGGGEYGIARWTPAVLRWWIRADGAPASATPAPPLTPAQSIPAMGRYLCFIDSGLKASLPGDRRVLIAAAYRTSYKKVNDTGGVPPKNRAYADRVAHYLTEYTPLGGP, encoded by the coding sequence GTGACCGAGCCGTACGCCGTCGAGGTCCCCCGGGGCTACCGCGTCGGCGTGTGGGAGGTGCGGGCACCGATCGCCACGGGCGCGTTCGGCAGCGTCTACGAGGCCCGGCGCACCGCCGACGCACCCGGCGAGGGCCGGGACCAGAACCTCCCCCCGGACCAGGGCCAGGAACTCCCCCGCACCGCCGCCCTGAAGTTCCTGCCGACCGGCACGGGCACCCCGCGCCAACTCGCCCATCTGCGCGAACTCGTCGAGCGCGAGGTCGAGTTGCACCGGCGCCTGAAGAGACCCCGGCTCATCCGGATGTACGACACCCTCACCGTCGACGACCCGTCCCGCCCCGCCCTCGACGGCGCCACCGTGCTCGTCCTGGAGAAGGCGGAGAGATCGCTGGCGTCCCTGCTGTCCGGCACCCCGCGCCCCGCCGCCGGACCCGTCCTCCTCGCGCAGATCTGCGAGGGGCTGGCCCAGCTGCACCGCGCCGGCTGGGTGCACGGTGACCTGAAACCGGCCAACGTCCTGCTGATGAAGGACGGTTCGGCACGGCTGGCGGACTTCAACATGGCGGCGGAACTGGAGGGCACGCACGCGTACACCCCGGCGTTCTCCACCCCGGACTACACACCCCCCGAAGTCCTCTGGTCGGAGGTCGACGAACGCGGCCGCCGTATCCGCCCCTCCGCGGACGTCTGGGCCTTCGGCGTCCTGTCCCACCTCGTCCTCGCCGACTCCTTCCCCCTCCCCGGCACCACCCCGGCGGCCCGCCGGGACGCGGCGGCCTCCTACGCCACCGGCACCGACGAGTTACGGCTCTCCCCCGAACTCCCCGACGCCTGGCGGGAGATCGTCCGCGACTGCCTCACCCGCACCCACGCCGACCGCATCGCCACGGCCGCCCTGCTGCGCCGCGTCGAGTCGGCGGCCGGCACGGGCACCTCGCCCCGGCTGTCGCGCGGCCCGGTGCCGCAGCGCCGCCGGACCGCCGTGACCGTCGGCTCGGTGATCGCCACGGTGGCCGTCGCCGCCGCCGGCTACGGCATCAGCACCTGGGCCGGATCGGGCACGACCACGACCCCGGACGCCACGGGCTCGCCCGCCGCGTACGGTGCCGCCGAACTCCGCACCGACAAGGGCGTCCCGGTCCGGTACCGCGAGCTGATCGTCGACTCCGCCCACCAGTGCGCCCTGCCGGAGGTCACCCCGGCCCTCGTCGCGGCGATGCTGAAGACGGAGAGCAACTTCGACCCGGACCTCTCGGACCCGTCGGTGCCGGGCGGCGGCGAGTACGGCATCGCCCGCTGGACACCGGCCGTCCTGCGCTGGTGGATCCGCGCCGACGGCGCCCCGGCCTCCGCGACCCCGGCCCCGCCCCTGACCCCGGCCCAGTCGATCCCGGCCATGGGCCGCTACCTGTGCTTCATCGACAGCGGACTGAAGGCCTCGCTGCCCGGAGACCGCCGCGTGCTGATCGCCGCCGCCTACCGGACGTCGTACAAGAAAGTGAACGACACGGGCGGCGTTCCCCCGAAGAACCGCGCCTACGCCGACCGCGTCGCGCACTACCTCACGGAGTACACGCCTCTCGGCGGACCGTGA
- a CDS encoding FHA domain-containing protein has product MYSIVVVPPPTSEDERNRTQHRLAPGERLTFGRAGCGADLPIAHEGVSRRAGEIGAQGAFWTLSNLSREQTYVVENPEGAGEHIKVGPGRLDAPVPFEFSRIVLPAAGDLLPIEVWAPRHDYLHAEAGGDNAVGGTTAPAFSVDRTKRYFAVLAALCEPRLRGEPHAPLPTVDQVVDRLRPNWPAASRTSVQWNIDYLAVKLRLKPGPDEADQGPRLNGKKESLVSLALRFDLVREDDLLVLAAAPTGRSAR; this is encoded by the coding sequence TTGTACAGCATCGTCGTGGTACCTCCGCCCACCTCGGAGGACGAGCGAAACCGCACCCAGCACCGGCTCGCCCCCGGCGAGCGGCTCACCTTCGGACGTGCCGGGTGCGGCGCCGACCTGCCGATCGCGCACGAGGGCGTCTCGCGCCGGGCGGGTGAGATCGGCGCCCAGGGCGCGTTCTGGACGCTCAGCAACCTCAGCCGGGAGCAGACGTACGTCGTCGAGAACCCGGAGGGCGCGGGCGAGCACATCAAGGTCGGACCGGGGCGGCTGGACGCACCCGTCCCCTTCGAGTTCTCGCGGATCGTGCTGCCCGCGGCCGGTGACCTGCTCCCCATCGAGGTGTGGGCGCCCCGCCACGACTACCTGCACGCGGAGGCCGGCGGCGACAACGCTGTCGGCGGGACCACCGCGCCCGCGTTCTCCGTCGACCGCACCAAGCGCTACTTCGCGGTCCTCGCCGCCCTGTGCGAACCCCGCCTGCGCGGCGAACCGCACGCCCCGCTGCCCACGGTCGACCAGGTCGTCGACCGGCTGCGCCCCAACTGGCCCGCCGCGTCCCGTACTTCGGTCCAGTGGAACATCGACTACCTGGCCGTGAAGCTGCGCCTGAAGCCCGGCCCGGACGAGGCGGACCAGGGCCCGCGCCTCAACGGCAAGAAGGAGTCCCTGGTGTCGCTGGCTCTCCGCTTCGACCTCGTCCGGGAGGACGACCTGCTCGTCCTCGCCGCCGCGCCGACGGGCCGGTCGGCCCGGTGA
- a CDS encoding helix-turn-helix domain-containing protein, translating to MPVRKEPDASADVPSFYGAELRFKREEAGLTLKELVEGNYRGISLLSQVERGERRMPLDLARHVDKVLETDGFFERRCEDVQKAKQSGHAEYFADAAAIERHAASIEDWGPMLLPGLLQTEAFARKVVTIGSPWLRPEAVEKQVKARMDRAKVWRAEDRPEIWTIVHESLIRRPLLPSEEMAVQLEHVAHVIRSTRGVLQILLETLAAHPFMMGMVKVMTFPDAPPVVYTEGLHTGQLIDCPSLVTDYRRSYDLLRAVALPPETSLDMVEQAADDHRNGKLRA from the coding sequence GTGCCGGTACGCAAAGAGCCCGACGCGTCGGCGGACGTTCCCTCTTTTTACGGCGCCGAGTTGCGCTTCAAGAGGGAAGAAGCGGGGCTCACGCTCAAGGAGTTGGTGGAGGGAAACTACCGGGGCATCTCGCTCCTGAGTCAGGTCGAGCGCGGTGAGCGGCGGATGCCGCTGGATCTGGCCCGGCACGTCGACAAGGTGCTGGAGACCGACGGTTTTTTCGAGCGGCGTTGTGAAGACGTACAGAAGGCGAAGCAGTCGGGGCACGCGGAGTACTTCGCGGATGCCGCGGCGATCGAGAGGCACGCGGCCTCGATCGAGGACTGGGGGCCGATGCTGCTTCCGGGGCTGTTGCAGACGGAGGCGTTCGCCCGGAAGGTCGTGACGATCGGTAGCCCCTGGCTGCGGCCCGAAGCCGTCGAGAAGCAGGTCAAGGCTCGCATGGACCGGGCCAAGGTCTGGCGAGCGGAGGACCGGCCGGAGATCTGGACGATCGTGCACGAGAGCCTGATCCGCAGGCCGCTGCTGCCGTCGGAGGAGATGGCCGTCCAGTTGGAGCACGTCGCACACGTGATCCGCTCCACGCGGGGCGTTCTGCAGATCCTCCTGGAAACGCTGGCGGCCCATCCGTTCATGATGGGCATGGTCAAGGTGATGACCTTCCCGGACGCACCGCCCGTGGTGTACACAGAGGGCCTCCACACCGGCCAACTGATCGACTGCCCGAGCCTGGTGACGGACTACCGCCGGTCGTACGACCTGCTCCGGGCCGTGGCCCTACCTCCGGAGACGTCCTTGGACATGGTCGAACAAGCGGCGGACGACCACCGGAACGGCAAGCTCAGGGCCTGA
- a CDS encoding helix-turn-helix domain-containing protein, translating into MGGWQPLPDELPAEVRHFVEQLRLLKDRTGLSLVALGARTAYSKSSWHRYLNATQPPPRQAVLALCRVAGADPERIGVRWELAVQAWPRPETVPVQGEGAGQAGDEYRDDPTLPWWDTPPETSENGHGQPGGRLLRYALLLLLFMLLTAVVGVAALVSMY; encoded by the coding sequence ATGGGCGGCTGGCAGCCGCTGCCGGACGAACTCCCGGCGGAGGTGCGGCACTTCGTGGAACAGCTGCGCCTCCTCAAGGACCGCACCGGGCTGAGCCTGGTGGCCCTCGGGGCGCGCACCGCGTACAGCAAGTCCTCCTGGCACCGGTATCTCAACGCCACCCAGCCCCCGCCCCGGCAGGCCGTTCTCGCCCTGTGCCGGGTGGCCGGCGCCGACCCCGAACGCATCGGCGTGCGCTGGGAGTTGGCGGTCCAGGCCTGGCCCCGCCCGGAGACGGTTCCGGTGCAGGGGGAGGGAGCCGGGCAGGCTGGGGACGAGTACCGGGACGACCCGACCCTGCCGTGGTGGGACACCCCGCCGGAGACGTCGGAGAACGGGCACGGGCAACCCGGTGGACGGCTGCTCCGGTATGCGTTGTTGCTGTTGCTTTTCATGCTTCTTACGGCTGTTGTGGGAGTGGCAGCCCTTGTGTCGATGTATTGA